The DNA region ACGCGAAGGGCGTCGACACCCTCGCTGGTCAGGCCGGCCACCACCGCGGCCTCGAGCATTTCTCCGCTGGCTCGGGGATCGCGGCCGACCACCGCCACCCGGCGTCGCGCCGGGCTCGAACGTGCAAGGTGACGGGCGGCGGCGGAACCCAGCGCCAGGGCGAGTTCCGCGGTCAACTCGCGGTTTGCCAGTCCTCGGACTCCATCGGTGCCGAACAGTCGACCCATAACAGACAAACCTCCCGGTTTGATGGTCGGTTTCCCCACTTTCCGGCGCGAGCGTGCGTGTCCGCGGTGCGACACGCCGCCGCAGTCGCGGAAGGACGCACGCTCGCGACCAGAAAGTGACCTGCTCGCAGTATCAGCGCTTGCTGTACTGAGGAGCCTTACGGGCCTTCTTGAGGCCGTACTTCTTGCGCTCGATGGCACGCGGGTCGCGGGTGAGGAAGCCGGCCTTCTTCAGCGCCGGACGGTCCTCGGGGGACACCAGGATGAGCGCACGGGCGATCGCCAGGCGCAGCGCGCCGGCCTGACCCGAGGGTCCGCCACCGTCGAGGTGGGCGTAGACATCGAAGCTCTCCAGCCGATCCACGGTCACCAGCGGCGCCTTGATCAGCTGCTGATGCACCTTGTTCGGGAAGTACTCCTCCAGGCTGCGGCCGTCCAGGAAGAACTTGCCGGTGCCGGGCACCAGACGCACCCGGACCACGGCCTCCTTGCGGCGGCCCACGGTCTGGATGGGACGTTCCAGGTAGACCGGCTCGCGGGGAGCGGACTCCTCGGTGGCAGCGGTCTCGTAGGTCTCCACCGGAGCCTCAGCGGCCACGGGGGCCTCTGCGGTCTCGGTGGTCTCGGTGACGGCTTCTTCAGTCACGTCAGTCTCGCTCACTGGCTCACCTGCTTGATCTCGTATGCGATCGGCTGCTGGGCGGTATGGGGGTGCTCGGGACCCGCATAGACCTTCAGCTTCTTCTGGATCTGCCGACCCAACTTCGTGTGCGGCAGCATGCCGAGGATGGCGTTCTCCACCACCCGGGTCGGCTGCTTGGCCAGCAGCTCGCCGATGCTGCGCTTGCGCAGACCGCCGGGATAACCCGAGTGGCGGTAAGCGAACTTCTTCTCGAGCTTGTCGCCGCTGATGGCGACCTTCTCGGCGTTGATGATGATGACGAAGTCACCACCGTCGACATTGGGTGTGAATGTCGGCTTGTGCTTGCCCCGCAGCAGGGTGGCTGCTGCAACAGCAAGGCGGCCGAGCACCACATCCGAGGCATCGATGACATACCACTGACGCGTGGTGTCACCCGCCTTCGGCGTGTAAGTAGGCACGTTGCTTACCTTCTCTTCTCGGGTTACGGAATGCCGGTCAGGCGGGTGCGAGTTGAGGTTCCGGCGACCGACGTTGACCCGGGACCCGTATGCCCGAGAAAAGGGCAGCACACGCCAACCGGGCAGCTTACCGGTGGCCGTCCGCGCAGGTCAAAACGCCCGGTCCGGCATCAGTGCAGTTCGCCGGCGCGGGAGGTGTCCTTGAGGGCGACTCCGGAGCGTCCCAGCTCGACCGCACCGCCGATCAGACCGGCCGCCACCCGCGCGGCGTCGGCGTACCCCAGGCCGTCGGGCGGGTGGATGTTGGAGACACAGTTGCGGTCGGCATCGGTACGGCCGGGCCGCGGCAGATGGGTCAGATAGATGCCGAGGCTGTCGGCCACGCTCAGGCCGGGCCGCTCCCCGATGATCACCAACAGGGTGCGGACCCGCTGCAGAGCGCCGATGTGGTCGCCGAGTGCGACGCGGGCCTGAGTGGCGATCACCGGCGGCGCCAGGGTGTAGCGGTCACGCAACTGCTCGACGAGTGCGCTCAGCAGCGCCGCACCGTGGTGCGCCAGGGCTGTCGGCGACAGTCCGTCGGCCAGCACGAAGCCGATGTCGGCCGGGTGCTCGGGCAACGCCCGGGATTCGGCGAGTACCCGCCCCAGGTCCGGTCTGCGCAGGTACTCGTCGCGGGAACGGGCCCGGCTGGTCACCGTCGCGGGCTCGCCGATTCCGACGTCGCGGACAGCTGCCGCCAACTCGGCGACCTCCAGCGGAATGTGCACGGCGTCACGGGCGGTGGCGTGCGCGGCCGCCAACTCCAGCACCCGTCGGGTCGGCAGCCCGTTGCCGGCTCGACCCAGACCGATCCTGGCCTGAGTGGTCAGGCGCAGCGTGTCCCAGAATTCTCGGACGGCCGGATCCTCGCTGGTCAAGGCGGGCTCACTGGTCCGTCGAGGTCAGGGAACGCAGCGGTGATCGGGTCAGGTCGAAGGGCGTGAGCGTGCCCGCCTCGTCGACCATGCCCACCTTGCGCAGCCACGCCTCGAACTCGGCGGCGGGCCGCAACCCGAGGGTGCGACGGGTGGTCAGCACGTCGTGGAACGCCAGACTCTGGTAGCCGAGCATCACGTCGTCGGCGCCGGGCACCGTGATGACGAACGCCACCCGGGCGGCCGCCAGCAGCGTCAGCAGGTTGTCCATGTCGTTCTGATCGGCCTCGGCGTGGTTGGTGTAGCAGACGTCCACCCCCATCGGCAGGCCGAGCAGCTTGCCGCAGAAGTGGTCTTCCAGGCCGGCCCGGATGATCTGTTTGCCGTCGTAGAGGTACTCCGGGCCGATGAATCCCACCACGGTGTTGATCAGTAGCGGCTGCAGGTCGCGGGCCACCGCGTAGGCCCGGGCCTCCAGGGTCTGCTGGTCCACCGGTTTGCCGCCGACACCCAGGTGGGACTGCGAGCTCAGCGCCGAGCCCTGCCCCGTCTCGAGGTACATGACGTTGTCGCCCACGGTTCCGCGGTGCAGCGCGCGGGCGGCGTCGCGGCCCTCCCGCAGCAGCGCGATGTCGACCCCGAACGCGGCGTTGGCGCTTTGGGTCCCGGCGATGGACTGGAAGACGAGGTCGACGGGCGCCCCGCGTTCGATCAGTCCGATCGTCGTGGTGATGTGCGAGAGCACGCAGGACTGTGCCGGGATGTCGTAACGGGTGCGAATGGAGTCGAGCAACTCCAGCAGGTCGGCGGTGGCCTGTGGGGAGTCGGTGGCCGGGTTGACCCCGATCACGGCATCACCGCAACCCAGCAGCAGCCCGTCGAGCACCGAGGCGGCAATCCCGCGGGGGTCGTCGGTGGGGTGGTTGGGCTGCAGCCGGGTCGCCAGTGTGCCGGGGGCACCGATCGTGGTGCGGAATCCGGCAGTCACCCGGGTGGCTGCCGCGACCGCGATCAGGTCCTGGTTGCGCATGATCTTGCTGACCGCGGCCACCATCTCCGGGGTCAGGCCCGGCCCGACCGCGGCGATCGTCTCGGCGGCCGTGTCCTGCGCGGCGGCCTCCAGCAACCAATCGCGCAAGCCCCCGACCGTCAGACTGGAGATCGCCGAAAAGGCTTGCCGGTCATGACTGTCCATGATCAGCCGGGTGACCTCGTCACTGTCGTAGTCGACGAGGTCCTCGTCGAGGAAGGTCTGCAGCGGCAGGTCCGCGAGCACCCAGGCGGCGGCCGCGCGTTCGGCGTCGTGCTCGGCGGCGCATCCGGCAAGCTGATCCCCGGAGCGCAGCGGGGTGGCTTTGGCCATCACCTCGACCAGCCCGTCGAAGTGGTAGTTCACCCCCGAAACCTGTTGCCGATAACTCAAGTCAATTCGCTCTCGGCCTGGGCCAGGATCGCGAACTCTTCGTCGGGCGAATTGGCCACCAACTGGTGCCGGCTGTACACCGCGAAATATCCCATGAACGCCGCGAACACCGCCAGGCACCAGCCCGCCGCAACGGGGTTGACCAGGAAGGTCGCGATGACCGCCAGCACCGCGATGACCAGCGCGAATCCCGTGGTCACCGCGCCGCCCGGGGTGCGGTACGGCCGCGGCATGTCGGGCTCACGCACTCGTAACACGATGTGGCTGACCATCATCAGCACGTAGCTCAGCGCGGCCCCGAACACCGCCATGTTCAGCAGCAGGTCGCCCTGTCCGGTCAGCGACAGCACGAAGCCAATGGCGCCGGGGATGATCAGCGCCAGGGTGGGCGCCTTGCGCTTGTTGGTCACCGACAGCGTTCTGGGCAGGTAGCCCGCCCGGGACAGCGCGAACAACTGTCGCGAGTACGCGTAGATGATCGAGAAGAAGCTGGCGATCAGGCCCGCCAGGCCGATGTAGTTCACGATCTTGGCGGCGGTGCCGTCGCCGAGCGCCTCCACCAGCGGGTTGCCCGAGGTCGACATCTCTTGGGCACCACCGGCTCCGGTGGTCAGCACCAGGACCGTGACGCAGGTGACCAGCAGCACGGCCATGGCGGCGATGATGCCGCGGGGCACGTTGCGCTCCGGGTCGGCGGCCTCCTCCGCCGCCAGCGGCACCCCCTCGATCGCGAGGAAGAACCAGATGGCGAACGGGATTGCGGCCCAGATCCCCAGGTAGCCATGGGGCAGCCAGGCGGAGGCGCCGGCGGCCTCGGTGGGTGCGATGTTGGTCAGGTTGGCCAGGTCGAAGTGCCCGACGGCGGCGACGGCGAACACCAGCAACCCGACCAGGGCGATGGCGGTGATGACGAACATGACCTTGAGCGCCTCCCCCACACCGGCCAGGTGGATGCCGATGAACAGCGCATAGGCCGCCAGATAGATCCACCAACCGCTGGTGATCCCGAACAGGCCGAGTGACTCGACGTAGGCGCCGATGAACGTCGCAATGGCGGCCGGGGCGATCGCGTATTCGATGAGAATGGCTGTGCCGGTGGCGAACCCACCCCACGGGCCGAGTGCCCGACGGGCGAACGTGTAGCCGCCGCCGGCCGCCGGCAAGGCCGCGGACAGCTCGGCCATCCCGAGGACCAGGGCCAGGTACATGCCGGCGATGATGACGGCCGCGATGGCCAGGCCGCCGAAGCCGCCCTGCTCGAGACCGAAGTTCCAGCCGGAGTAGTCGCCGGAGATGACGTAGCTGACGCCGAGGCCGGCCAGCAGCAGCCAGCCCGCACTGCCCGATTTCAGTTGGCGCTTCTGCAGATAGTCCGCACTCTCGAGATGCGCTTCGACACCGGCCACGTCGAACTCCTTCGCCTCACAGGGTCAATCTGGTTGCCACCGCCGCCAACGCGCTCCCCATTGAGCCCAGAGGTCGGGTACTCGACCTGACGCAAAATCATCTCCCGATATCACGACGGTGTCCACTCAAGTACGCCAACTCCACTGATGCTGTTCTCGGACAACACTATTCGACCGATTCGGGATCAGAAGAATCCCTGCGCGCTGTTGCTGTAGGACACCAGCAGATTCTTGGTCTGCTGATAGTGATCGAGCATCATCTTGTGGTTCTCCCGGCCGATGCCGGACTGCTTGTAACCGCCGAACGCCGCGTGCGCGGGGTAGGAGTGATAGCAGTTGGTCCAGACCCGGCCGGCCTTGATGTCGCGGCCCGCGCGGTAGGCGGTGTTGCCGTTGCGGCTCCACACCCCGGCGCCGAGGCCGTACAGGGTGTCGTTGGCGATGTCGATCGCCTCGTCGTAGTCCTTGAACGACGTGACCGCGACGACCGGACCGAAGATCTCCTCCTGGAAGATCCGCATCTTGTTGTGGCCGGTGAAGATGGTTGGCGCAACGTAATAGCCGCCGGACAGGTCGCCGCCGAGTTCGGCGCGTTCCCCGCCGGTGACCACCGTGGCGCCCTCGCTTTTACCGATCTCGATGTAGGACAGGATCTTTTCCAGCTGATCGTTGGAGGCCTGCGCCCCGATCATCGTCTCGGTGTCCAGCGGGTCGCCCTGTCGCACGGCCTTGGTCCGGATCGCGGCCATCGCGAGGAACTCGTCGTAGATGTCGGCCTGGATCAGCGACCGGGACGGACAGGTGCAGACCTCGCCCTGGTTGAGGGCGAACATCGTGAAGCCCTCCAGGGCCTTGTCCTGATACTCGTCGTTGGCGGCCAGCACATCGTTGAAGAAGATGTTCGGGCTCTTGCCGCCCAACT from Mycolicibacterium sp. MU0053 includes:
- the rpsI gene encoding 30S ribosomal protein S9; translated protein: MTEEAVTETTETAEAPVAAEAPVETYETAATEESAPREPVYLERPIQTVGRRKEAVVRVRLVPGTGKFFLDGRSLEEYFPNKVHQQLIKAPLVTVDRLESFDVYAHLDGGGPSGQAGALRLAIARALILVSPEDRPALKKAGFLTRDPRAIERKKYGLKKARKAPQYSKR
- the rplM gene encoding 50S ribosomal protein L13, whose product is MPTYTPKAGDTTRQWYVIDASDVVLGRLAVAAATLLRGKHKPTFTPNVDGGDFVIIINAEKVAISGDKLEKKFAYRHSGYPGGLRKRSIGELLAKQPTRVVENAILGMLPHTKLGRQIQKKLKVYAGPEHPHTAQQPIAYEIKQVSQ
- the eutC gene encoding ethanolamine ammonia-lyase subunit EutC — protein: MTSEDPAVREFWDTLRLTTQARIGLGRAGNGLPTRRVLELAAAHATARDAVHIPLEVAELAAAVRDVGIGEPATVTSRARSRDEYLRRPDLGRVLAESRALPEHPADIGFVLADGLSPTALAHHGAALLSALVEQLRDRYTLAPPVIATQARVALGDHIGALQRVRTLLVIIGERPGLSVADSLGIYLTHLPRPGRTDADRNCVSNIHPPDGLGYADAARVAAGLIGGAVELGRSGVALKDTSRAGELH
- a CDS encoding ethanolamine ammonia-lyase subunit EutB, which codes for MSYRQQVSGVNYHFDGLVEVMAKATPLRSGDQLAGCAAEHDAERAAAAWVLADLPLQTFLDEDLVDYDSDEVTRLIMDSHDRQAFSAISSLTVGGLRDWLLEAAAQDTAAETIAAVGPGLTPEMVAAVSKIMRNQDLIAVAAATRVTAGFRTTIGAPGTLATRLQPNHPTDDPRGIAASVLDGLLLGCGDAVIGVNPATDSPQATADLLELLDSIRTRYDIPAQSCVLSHITTTIGLIERGAPVDLVFQSIAGTQSANAAFGVDIALLREGRDAARALHRGTVGDNVMYLETGQGSALSSQSHLGVGGKPVDQQTLEARAYAVARDLQPLLINTVVGFIGPEYLYDGKQIIRAGLEDHFCGKLLGLPMGVDVCYTNHAEADQNDMDNLLTLLAAARVAFVITVPGADDVMLGYQSLAFHDVLTTRRTLGLRPAAEFEAWLRKVGMVDEAGTLTPFDLTRSPLRSLTSTDQ
- the eat gene encoding ethanolamine permease, with product MAGVEAHLESADYLQKRQLKSGSAGWLLLAGLGVSYVISGDYSGWNFGLEQGGFGGLAIAAVIIAGMYLALVLGMAELSAALPAAGGGYTFARRALGPWGGFATGTAILIEYAIAPAAIATFIGAYVESLGLFGITSGWWIYLAAYALFIGIHLAGVGEALKVMFVITAIALVGLLVFAVAAVGHFDLANLTNIAPTEAAGASAWLPHGYLGIWAAIPFAIWFFLAIEGVPLAAEEAADPERNVPRGIIAAMAVLLVTCVTVLVLTTGAGGAQEMSTSGNPLVEALGDGTAAKIVNYIGLAGLIASFFSIIYAYSRQLFALSRAGYLPRTLSVTNKRKAPTLALIIPGAIGFVLSLTGQGDLLLNMAVFGAALSYVLMMVSHIVLRVREPDMPRPYRTPGGAVTTGFALVIAVLAVIATFLVNPVAAGWCLAVFAAFMGYFAVYSRHQLVANSPDEEFAILAQAESELT